The genomic window GATCTTTACGAAAGTGTAATGAAGAATGGAGATATATCCCCTTTGACCAACAAAGAGCCTGATCCCAAAATCAGAACCTCTTTTCTTTCGGATACAATCCTGGACTCTTTTCGTTACAAAAAAGCAGAAGGAGATTCTCCCAAAGAATGGGACCAGACTTATAAACAATTACTTTTATTCAGGAGTAAACTTCCGACCGATTATCAGGATTCAGGATATCCTACGATCACTCAAAGCCCTCATGTGGGTCATGGAAGTTCAGCATTATACCATGAAATGGGAATATCCAGTTTGGGAAATTTTTTAGGTTTCGGTTACAGGGCAGCAGTTCATGATCTTTTGAATACGGACCAAGGTTATATTCCGAATTCTTCGGTGGATTATTTTTCTTTTAAGGCAAGATACTACGAAAATTCTAAAAAATTACATCTAGAAGAACTACATATTGTCCGACTTCTCTCATTAACTCCCTATAATTCATTAGGTCGTTCTATTTCTTATTTTGTGGATTCTGGAGCAGATTCTTCCGTTTATGAGAAAAATAGAAACAAAGAAGATAGAAAACTTTTAGAATGGCAGGCGGCCCTCAGGCCTGAAGATCTATCTTATACACTTTATAGATTGGATGATGTTTCCAAATCCGAAAAATATGAAAGAGTCACAAACGCAAATTTAGAAGCTACTTTTGGTTACAGTTTTCAAGACCAATTTTCGGAAGGACCAAAACGTTTTTTATTCTCAGCTCAGGCAGGTGCAAAAGTAAGATATAATGGAAAATACGATACGAATGCTGTCGTGGCTCCTCAAATTGCTGCATATTGGATCGCAAATTTCGATTCCTTTAAAGCAGTGCTGTCTTTGCATTATTATACTTTTTCAGTATACGGGATACCCGACGATTATAAGGCACAATTAGGATTTCGTTATGCGATTCAGGCCAATCACGAATTAAGATTAGAGGCAAAAGCCCAAAGGAATTATAATGAAGCCAGCTTCTCTTATGTATACCAATTTTAGATATATCTACTATTCCATTCTTATTCTATTTTTATTAGGCAATTGTTCATCTATGTTATTCCATCCTACAAGGGAAATGTATATCCCTCCCGAAAAAATGGGATTTCAACCCGAGAAACTTTCGCTACGAATGAAAGATGGAACGAATATCAAAGTTTGGATTTTCAAACCCTCTAAGATAAAGGCCAAGGCGAGCATTCTTCAGTTCCATGGAAACGGGGACAATATGTCCAGCCACTATATCAGTCTTGTGTGGCTTGTAGAAAAAGGTTACGAATTGGTGGTCTGGGATTATAGAGGTTACGGAGATTCGGAAGGAGAAGCGGAGAAGGAACCTATATTAGAAGATTCTAAAGAAGTTTTGAAATTTCAACAAAATCGGGCAAAAGAACTGGGAATTCCTTGGATTGTCTACGGACAGAGTATGGGAGGAGCACTTGCGATAAGATCCGTAGGAGAAATGCAAAATAAAGAAGGGTTATTACTAGTCGTCGGTGACGGCACTTTTGCCTATTATTCTCATGTCGCTAAAACCGTCGCCGAAAGAGTGTTTTTCTTTCCTATAGGTCAATTGGTCGGAATTTTCTTCTCGGATCATTTAAGTCCCGGTGAAGTAGTGAGCCAAATTTCTCCTGTAAAACTATTAATAGTACATGGAACGCAAGACCAGATCGTTTCCTATCCGAATGGGATGGAACTTTTCCAGAAAGCGAAAGATCCTAAAATTTTCTGGGAGATCAAAGGTGCAGGACACTTAGATTGGACGGAGATGGGAAGATCAAAAGGGGCAAAAAATTTTCAGAACTATCTAGAAGAGCTGATTTCTCATTGGAATCCTTAGTTTTCGGAAGACTTCCAATACATTCTTTTCTCTTCTAATAAAGATCTAAGTGCATCTTCCTGTTTAGATTCTTGGATAAATAGATCAGGCAAGGAGAAGTTCCCTGTATTATAAAGTTCAACGGATAAGAATGAAATCTTACCTTCTTTCGCAAAAAATACTTTCTCGAAATCTCTACATTTAAGCGCATAAAACCCTGGGCTCAACTCCAAGATCCTATATTCCCCGGAATCTAATTTGAAGTTTTGGAATAAACTACGATTTCCTTCTTTGAAAGATCCCGGATATTTATACAATTCGATACCGAATGCGAATAAGGACTGTGCTTCTCTTTGTGGTCTAAGCACATAAACTAAAGCCTTATCCTCTTTTACTTTCTTCAGTTGATCAAATCTCTGAGGGCTTGTACAAAATCCAAACCCTGAAACCAGCCCAATACAAAATAAGAAGGTTCTAAAGCGGGTAATGCCCTGAAAAAATCTGGTAGCTCCTTGGGCTCTCCAGTTAAAATTGACCTTAATTCGAGGATTTTGCATGAAAATTGAGTTCACACCCGAGCAGTACGAAACCTTACTAAAATCCATCGCGATCTCCAGTTGGATGATCAATGCTTTTAACGAAGGTGACGAGGAATTAAATTCCTATGCCGAACTCGAGCAATACATACTTTCCTTTGCAAAAGATTTTGGGAAGCAGGAATTCGTGGACTATGATGCCGCTGACGACGTATACTTCCCTACTCGCAAATTCGAAGATCAAACGGATATATTCGATATCATCTCGGATTACGATAATGAATTATTCTGGGATGAACTGATCCACAGAATGGCCAGAAGAGATTTCCTGCAGGAATACGGAGAAACAGGCGTAGCTTCTATGGCGATAGAAGAACGAATCGAAAAAGAAGCTCCTTATATCAGCAAATATGAAGAGATATTTACCAACCAAGGTTTGGAGAATATAGACATTCGTCCTTAATCCATGTTTGATCAGGAACCTTTCGGAGTTTTAGAAATTGAGAACCTTCTTCCCAATCTAAGAGGAGAAGGTATATTAGGAAAAAGAAAAATAGAAATCCCTTATTCTCTTCCTGGAGACGTATACGATGTATACAAATTCGGAAAAAGAAAAGTTTTCTATAAATGGAATCCTACCCATTTGGAACCTAGGGTTTCTTCCCCCCGATGCCCAAGTTTTGGAGAATGTGGTGGATGCTCCGGCCAACACCTACCCTATCTGGAACAATTCAAATTAACATCCGAGCCGATCCTAAAAGGATTAGAAAATTTTAATCCGATCAACAAGGGAGTTTCCCCAGCAGAATTTTCTTACTCTTACAGAAATCGTATGGACTTTGCGGTTTTTCCGGGACGAGTTGTGGGTTTAAGGATGTCTGGAAATTTTAGAAGGATTGTAAAAATAGAGAACTGTTCTATCCAAACAGACTGGGCAAATTCCGAAATACCTTTATTCCAAAAACTGTTAGAATCTTTTCCCGAATTAGAATATGACCGCAAAAAAGAAACAGGTTATCTAAAATATTTCACACTTCGCAAATCCGTTTTTACAGATGACTCCATGAGTATTCTTACATTCACAGAAGACTTCAAAAATGAAGATCTGATGCAGCGTGTAGCAGAAAAAGCAAAAGAGATCTTAAGCGCTAAAAACATAGTATTCTGTTTTAACAGGAAAAAAGGGGAAATTTCCGCCTCGGGAGAAGCGATCGCAGTCAGAGGAAATATTTATCTGATAGAAGAGATCTGGGGTAAAAAGTTCAAAATCCCTTTTGACGGATTCTTCCAGCCGAACCCTAAAGAGTTCATTAAAATTTTAGAATTTATTAAATCTAAGATCAAACCGGCGGAGAATCTTGCAGATCTTTTTTGTGGGAGTGGATTTTTTTCCATTCTATTCGGAGAAAAATTTTCTAGGATTCTTGGAATCGATATCGTGCAATCTTCCGTATCAGCAGGCGAGGAGTTCCTACAGGAAGTATTCCCGGACAAAACGATAGAATTTCTGGCATTCGACCTATTTCATAAAAAAGGTCTGGAGAAAATGTCCTCCGCAAATCTTCCTTGGAAGGATTCCGTAGTGATCGCTGATCCGCCAAGAAGCGGCCTTTCTCCCGAATTATGCGCCTTCTTAAATTCGAATCCTGTTTCTCAGCTGATCTATATATCCTGTAACCCGGAAAATCTTTTGAGAGACGCTCGCATTTTAGAAGAATCCTACCAAATGGAGGAATTCCTACTTTGCGATCCATTCCCTCAAACGCCCCATTTGGAAGCAGTATCCATCTTCTTCCCTAAAAATCGCTGAAGGGAATCCGATTTTTTTTCGATAGTAAGTACCAAAGGTATACGAAACCGACAGGTGCCCATGAAACGACTTTCTATCATCACTCTATCAATTTTAATTTTGGCGGTTTGGGGCTGTAATACCGTCATTATCCGTCCTTGGAATTCTCCGAATGCTCTCAAAACTTCCGAAAAGATCCGAGTCTTTTTAGGAAAGGCCGAATCCGATCTAATGATCAAAGCGGACGGCGTAATTTTCGTATATGATGTGAACGATCTTCTGATCAAACGTGCTTATGATGCGGTTTCTTTAGACGCTAAAAAATTGAAGGCGCCAATCCGTTTCGTAGCGGACAATCCAGGTCTGGAATATAAGGGAAGAAAGTTCAGAGGAGAAATTTTACTCCAACCTGATAAAAATGGTAACGTTCTACTTATCAACCGGGTTCCTTTGGAAGAATACTTGTATTCCGTAGTTCCTTCCGAAGTTCCTGCAGGCTGGCCGACTGAGGCTTTGAAAGCACAAGCAATCTGTTCTAGAACGTATGCAATTAGAGAGATCCTGAATAAAAAAGATACCGCTTATGATGTGGAATCCACTGTGAATTCACAAGCATACTCAGGAATGGCAAAAGAAAATCCAAGAACCACCCAGGCAGTTCGTGATACAGAAGGTGTTCTTGCTGTTTACGAAGATGATCCGATTCATATGTTTTTTCATTCCAACAGTGGAGGAAGAACCGAAACTCCTGACCAAGTTTGGGGAGGCAAAAGACTTCCTTACTTGGAATCTGTAGCTTCTAGATTTGATGAGGCAGGTGATAATTTCGTTTGGAAAGAAATTTTAAACCAAGATAAAATGGATCAGACACTTTCTTCCTTAGGTTTGGGTTCCATCCAATCCGTCCAAGTTCTTTCCAGAACTCCTTCCGGTAGAGTGGATCTTTTAGAAGTGATCGGTAAACAAGGCACTTCTAAAATTAAAGGAAAAGAATTTCGCGGCTTGCTTGGAACTTCCGTGAAATCTCTTCGTTTCGGAATCAAAAGAGAAAGTGAAGGATTTTTGATCAAGGGTATGGGTGCCGGTCATGGTGTTGGCCTAAGCCAATGGGGAAGTTTCGGTATGGCAAAGCAAAATTTTACCTACGCAGAAATCATCCGTCATTATTACCAAGGAATTGAATTCGCGAGGATTACTAGGTAAGTCACAGAGTTGAAAGAGACTCAGAGTTATTTCCACGCGGAGACACAAAGGCGCAGAGGGTTTAATTGTGGCGTGTAGGAGTTCTTACTCCTCCGTGACTCTGTGCCTCTGTGTGAATATTCCCTGTGTCTCTTTTTTCTCTGTGACTTATTCCCCAAACTTATTTTAAATCTATATAACTATTATATTCTTTCATAAATCCGCACTCCTCTCTCTGTGACTTAGTGCCTCTGTGTGAAAATTTCCCTGTGCCTCTTTTACCTCCGTGCCTCTTACACCCTTCTTTTCCTTGCGTCCTCTTATAGAGAATACAAAATAGGACCATGTCGAATCCGACAAATAAGATCCTAATCCGAAATTTAACCAAGTCCTATAAAAACGGAAAACAAAACGTTCCTGTCCTGAAAGGGATCAACTTAGACGTTGCAGATACTTTTTTAACTTTGATGGGCCCATCCGGTTCAGGTAAATCCACGTTTTTGAATATTCTCTCCGGGATTGACCAAGCCGACTCCGGAGAAGTTTGGATAGGCGGAAAAAACCTAAGCAATTTTACGGAACAGGAACTTACTGAATATCGTCGTAATGAAACCGGGATCATTTTCCAGTTCTTTCACCTTCTTCCTTACTTAAGTGCTTTGGAAAACGTAGCTCTACCTCTTTATATTTCAGGTTTGGGAAAATCAAAGGCGAGAGAAATTGCAAAGGAAGCTTTGGAGAAGGTTGATCTTACTCATAGATTCATACATAAACCGGATGAACTTTCCGGGGGAGAACAACAGAGAGTTGCGATCGCAAGGGCACTTGCAAAACGTCCTAGTATCGTTTTGGCGGATGAACCTACAGGAAATTTAGATACATACCACGCTCATAAAATTTTGGAACTTCTATTAGAGTTACAAGAGAAGGAAAAATTTTCCTTATTTATTGTAACCCATGATAGAGAGATCGGAGAAAAAGGAAAAGTTCGGCTGAAGATGAAGGATGGATTGATATTGCCTGAACAAAATCCTGCCTTGGGCCTCGTATGAATTTATACTTCTTATTCTTATACGAATATTTTAAGACCCATCTTCCCAGATTTATTTTCGCACTCTTAGGAATTTCCTTGGGCGTTGGTTTGTTTTTATCTACTACAAGTAATGCAAACAAAGCAGAAAGATCGCTCGTCGATTTTTCCATGGGCTACCTAAAGGGAGATTTTAATCTGAAAATTTCTCCGAGTAGACCTGGCCAAAGCCTAGATTGGCAGATTCTTTCCGAAATACATTCGCATCCGGATTTAAAGAATATTTTCGCAGTCAGGCCTAGAATACAGCAGGAGGGAATTTCTTCAGACAACGTAAGAGTTCTCTACATGGGAATGGATCTTACAAAAGAATATCTGGGAATTCCTTTAAGAGAAGACACCGGTTCCGAAACTTCAGGTCCATTAGAAAAAACGTATGTATCCAAATCCTTAGCGGAAAAATTCAAAGGAGCTCCATTCACTCTTTTGCTGAATGGAAAAACCTGGGAATTTAAAGATTATATCCCTGTAGATATGGAAGGCGGATTTTTGATCATCGAAGATATTTCTTTGATCCAAGAAAAATTTTCCGATATAAACGGGGCGGACTATCTTCTTTTAAGGTCTTCCGATCATAACCTTTCCCAAACAAAAGAAAATCTACATAAGATCTTAGGTTCTAATGTCAAAATAGAAACCTCGGAAGAAATCCAAGAAAAATCGGCAAATGCACTTCGTTCTTTCCAGTTAAATCTGCTGATCATATCTTTTATCTCACTTCTAATCGCATTTTTCATGGTTTCCAATACTATGACAGGTTTGTATTTGAGTAGAGAAAGAGAACTTGGGATATTAAGAACCTTAGGATTAGATGTAAGATCTTCTATTTTTCTTTTTTTAAGTCAGTCCGTTCTTTTAGGAAGTATAGGCACGATTTTAGGGATCGTATTCGGTATATTCTTCTCCGGTTTGGATTTTTTCCGTCCTGAGTCCGGGCTTGTAGATAAAAACCTATTATCAACTTATAGTTCCATTTCTCTTTTCGACTTAAGTCTTGCAGCAGGACTTGGAATTTTGGGTTCAGTCATTTCTTCCGTGTATCCTGCAATCCGAGCGGGAAAGGTCCCTCCCCTTTCAATACTCAGAGATTCCCAAAAAGAAAAAAGACAGATCCCTAACTCCAGACTTGCGATATATGGTGGGATCATATTTTTATCTTCTTTAGGGATTTCTAATCTTCCTTCTCCTTGGAAACTCCCTCTGCCGGGTTTATTGGGTGTGGGAGGTGTGACAATCGGGATCACATTCGCTTTTCCTTATTTACTTTCCCTATTCAGTTCAGGTGTTTCTAAAATTCTGGATAGAAGCGACAAAAGTTTTCCTTTTTTCAGAATAGGCCTGGAAGAATTAAAAGAAAATCCAGGAAGGAATACTTTGACTGCGGCTACGGTCATGCTTGCAGTTTCTTTGGTTTTATGTCTGACCATTCTTACAGACAGTTACAAAAAATCCCTGAACGATTGGGTGGATTCGGAATATCCTTCCGATTTTACGATCATCAATGATCGTTTCTTTCATTCAGGAATTCACGGTGGAGTTCCCAAAGATCTTCCTGACAAGATCAGGGACTTAGGCGTAAGTTCTTACCTCGACGGTTTTTTAGTGAATACTTCTTTCGAAACTGATAAAGGAAATTTTATCATACATGCTTATGATTTTTCCGTGTATCAAAATAAACAGGAAAGAATTGAAAATGAAGTAAAAGAAGAAACGGATGTTTTAATTTCCTCGAATATGGCTCATTTAAAAAAGCTGAAAGTGGGAGATGTTCTGATTTCCCAAACTCCTTTCGGCAAAAAGAATTTTCATATCAAAGGGATCAAAGAACATTTCTTTTCGGAAAAGGGAACGGTGATGATGGATATTCGTTCCTACGAAAAAAACTTCGAATTTAAAACCATAAACTCTATTAAACTTTTTTTAAAAGAAGAATATTCGGACGCATCCGGGATAGAATATTCCAAAAAGAAAATTTTAGACTTTCTAAACTCGGATCCAAAATATAAAGATCTGATCTTACTCGATTCCGCACAACTCAGGGAAATTTATCTATACGAGATCAATAAAGTTTTCAGGGTTTTGGATTCTCTAAAAGCAACAGCTATTCTGATCTCCGTAATTTCTCTACTTTCTTCTCTTGTACATACATTGTATGATAAACGTAGGATTCTGGGGCTTCTAAAATATTTAGGAGCCTCTCAGGACCAACTCGGGATTATCCTCAAAACTGAATCGGTTTATCTGACAGGATTCGGGGCATTCTTCGGGATCATTTCTTCTCTCATCATGTCCCCCATCATTCTTTATGTGGTGAATAAGAACGCATTCGGCTGGACCCTTACCTTCTCCTTTTTGCCCGAAACCCCTATCCTAATCCTAATTTTTGCACCGATTCTAGGTTGGATTTCCGCAGTTTATCCTCTGCGTTTATTGAAAAAAATGAGCTTCCAGCTCAGTCCGGAATGAGGAAAACTATCTTGATTCCCAGCTAGCCTCGAAGTATGTTATTCCTTCGATGGCTACTCAGCTGGAAATCGCTCTGGAACTTGCGGAAGAGATCAAAAAGATCAACCAGCAAGAAGACAATCGGATCCCTTCTTCCGATTCTTTTTTGAAAGATATGATCGCATTCTTTTCCAGGGACGCGCATGAGATCCGCCAGACCCTGGAAATGCTCCGGGAAGCTAGGTATCTTTTCATCATTAAGATCGTTCTTCCGGAACAATCCAAAAATTCCAGGGACCAAGACCAGGGGGTCGACGCTTATATCTACGCAGATCTCAAGATCGTTACAGACTTGAAAGGGTTTGCGGAGAAAAAATTGGAAAAGGCCTACGAGGCCACTTATTATAAAAGAAAATCTCCCTTCCAGATCACGAGAGAATTATTTCCAAAGATCAAAGAACATAATAATACTCCTTTGGGAAGGTTCATCAATATAGCGGTGATGTTGGAAGAATACCAAAGAGTTCTCACCGCTGCTCCGAACGAGTACGATGATAATAGGCGTAGGAATTTATTATCTGAGTTATTGGAAAGAAATGGTGCACCTGTTACCGTTGCGAGAGACATTCCAGATTACGAGATCACTTCATTGGGTGGTGGTGGAGGTTCTCCTTTAGGTTTTAAAAGAGCGGCTGACGCAGTCGCTTCTAACGAGGTTGCTTTTAATCCCAAAAGTCCTTGGTCCAGATTGACTTCTAAATTTTCCGTAGAGTTTTTAGTTCGTATCCATTTGAGAAAGTACGAATTCGATACGGTGCGTAAGTTGATCCTGGGTGGAAAGTTAGTGAGCTTTGACGATCTAAAATATGTAAGAGATAGTATCCAGACAATGGAGAATCATATGCATCTGGACCCTATCCTACAAAATTTTACAGATGAAATGACCGAGTTAAGAAGGCTTGCTCAGAAAAAAATGAATATCCTGAAAGGTATTACCAATTCAGGATCCATCCAAAATTAAACCCACTCGAAATATCGAGCGACTAAAACGATCAATAATACCACTAAAATAAAAATATAACGCCTTCTTGCGGAATATCCAGTGTCCATTCTATCTTTAGGAAAATAGATCAGAAACAAAAGTGCGTTCGCTACGAATACGATAAATAAAGCGTCCTGTTTTTCTTTCCAGTATCCGCTCCCGAAAGCGATTGCAGCTCCGATAGAAGGTACGAATGCGATAAGAGTTTTCCAGCTTAAGACCTTTGTATCTTCCTCGAAAATTTTCGCTTTTTTGCCGGACTTCTTTTCTAGTTCGCTTAAAAACTGGTCCATATTTTCCAGATTTAGGATCGGGATATATGTTCCTTGTTTAGAAATGAGTAGAATTCTTTCATAACCTCTAAATCTATCCTTTTCAATACCTTCTAGATCTCGGAATTCGAACTCCATACATTGGCCTTTCGCGTTCCATTGTTTTAAGGAAGAAGAGTCCAATTCTACCTTGGCACCTTCCAATACTTTCAACTGTCTTCTGTAATTTTTCAAAAGAAGCAGTATAAGCACCCCACTCAGAAGAAGATACATGGAAAGAAATGCGGATCTTTTGTCCAATTCTACCTGAACAAAACTGACTCCGAGAAATATTACGAAAACGGAAAGCACAAGTCCTGTGCGGATCAGTAGCTTTTTTTTAAAAACGGGAGAATCGTATTGAAATACGGACATTATTCTAAACTTCCGAATTCTGATTTTTTAAACAAAGGGAACACCTTGATCCCTTCTTCTTCTATCGCTTTCCTGCCGCCTTCTTCCCTGTCCAGAATGCAGATACAAGCCTTTACTTCCAATCCCGCATCTCTCAAACTTTTGATCGCCTGCAAGGTAGAACCTCCAGTAGTGATCACGTCATCCACAACCACACAGGATTTGACTGCGTTTACTCCACCTTCTACCAAATTTTTGGTGCCATGATCCTTTGCTTGTTTCCTAACGATTAAGGGAAACACGTTCTTGGACTGTTTGCGATATTCTAAAGAGATCCCGAAACAGATTGGATCAGATCCCATGGTGAGGCCTCCGAAAGCCTCTTCCTCATCCAAACCGGATTCCGGGAGATGTTTTTCCACAATATACTTACAAAGTAATTCCAATCTTTGAGGATGAAGAGTGATTTCCTTACAATTAAAATAATGCCTGGATTTTCTACCACTGGCCAGGGTGAACGGTTCCTCTCGGAAACGATAGGCGTGGGTTTGAATGAGTTGAAACAATTCTTCCCTCAAAGCGGATCTCCCTCGGGCAATGCCCGGAATTCCATGATAGTAGGAACTCCTCAGGAAAAAACAGATTTTTGAGCCTGATTGTGGCCCTAGGGAAAAATTCTAAATTTTCGAATTTTTTCGCAACCTGGGACCCCGATTCCGCTCTTATCAGAAAAACCAAGACGGGAAAAACCGACATGGAACAAACGAAAAAGAAATACGCGTTGAAGACCACAATCTTCTTATTTGCGACTCCGATCATCGGGGTCATTGGGACGGGTGCCTTATTATTTACCAGAGGCATTCCTTTAAACACATGGCTTGTGTATCTATTTATGACCGCAGCAACCGGGCTTGCGATCACCGGGGGATACCACCGTCTGTTTTCGCATAGAGCTTACAAAGCTTCTTTGCCGGTAAAACTTTTTTATATTCTTTTCGGAGCGGCTGCGTTCCAACAATCCGTAATCGAATGGAGTTCCGATCATAGGATCCACCATAGATTCGTGGATAAAGAAGAAGATCCTTATGCAATCACTAAAGGATTCTGGTATGCTCATATTCTATGGTTATTCGAGAATAGGGACCACAGAACTCCTGTTAACGTGAACGATCTTTACGAAGACAAATGGGTAAAATTCCAGGACGATCATTATTACAAGATCGCTATCTTCATGGGATTTATCTTCCCAACTCTTCTTTGCGCTCTTTGGGGAGATGCTTTAGGC from Leptospira neocaledonica includes these protein-coding regions:
- a CDS encoding class I SAM-dependent RNA methyltransferase codes for the protein MFDQEPFGVLEIENLLPNLRGEGILGKRKIEIPYSLPGDVYDVYKFGKRKVFYKWNPTHLEPRVSSPRCPSFGECGGCSGQHLPYLEQFKLTSEPILKGLENFNPINKGVSPAEFSYSYRNRMDFAVFPGRVVGLRMSGNFRRIVKIENCSIQTDWANSEIPLFQKLLESFPELEYDRKKETGYLKYFTLRKSVFTDDSMSILTFTEDFKNEDLMQRVAEKAKEILSAKNIVFCFNRKKGEISASGEAIAVRGNIYLIEEIWGKKFKIPFDGFFQPNPKEFIKILEFIKSKIKPAENLADLFCGSGFFSILFGEKFSRILGIDIVQSSVSAGEEFLQEVFPDKTIEFLAFDLFHKKGLEKMSSANLPWKDSVVIADPPRSGLSPELCAFLNSNPVSQLIYISCNPENLLRDARILEESYQMEEFLLCDPFPQTPHLEAVSIFFPKNR
- a CDS encoding FtsX-like permease family protein, translated to MNLYFLFLYEYFKTHLPRFIFALLGISLGVGLFLSTTSNANKAERSLVDFSMGYLKGDFNLKISPSRPGQSLDWQILSEIHSHPDLKNIFAVRPRIQQEGISSDNVRVLYMGMDLTKEYLGIPLREDTGSETSGPLEKTYVSKSLAEKFKGAPFTLLLNGKTWEFKDYIPVDMEGGFLIIEDISLIQEKFSDINGADYLLLRSSDHNLSQTKENLHKILGSNVKIETSEEIQEKSANALRSFQLNLLIISFISLLIAFFMVSNTMTGLYLSRERELGILRTLGLDVRSSIFLFLSQSVLLGSIGTILGIVFGIFFSGLDFFRPESGLVDKNLLSTYSSISLFDLSLAAGLGILGSVISSVYPAIRAGKVPPLSILRDSQKEKRQIPNSRLAIYGGIIFLSSLGISNLPSPWKLPLPGLLGVGGVTIGITFAFPYLLSLFSSGVSKILDRSDKSFPFFRIGLEELKENPGRNTLTAATVMLAVSLVLCLTILTDSYKKSLNDWVDSEYPSDFTIINDRFFHSGIHGGVPKDLPDKIRDLGVSSYLDGFLVNTSFETDKGNFIIHAYDFSVYQNKQERIENEVKEETDVLISSNMAHLKKLKVGDVLISQTPFGKKNFHIKGIKEHFFSEKGTVMMDIRSYEKNFEFKTINSIKLFLKEEYSDASGIEYSKKKILDFLNSDPKYKDLILLDSAQLREIYLYEINKVFRVLDSLKATAILISVISLLSSLVHTLYDKRRILGLLKYLGASQDQLGIILKTESVYLTGFGAFFGIISSLIMSPIILYVVNKNAFGWTLTFSFLPETPILILIFAPILGWISAVYPLRLLKKMSFQLSPE
- a CDS encoding DUF4105 domain-containing protein — translated: MPAKYHSLFIIFFLFSIFGAFSPAYATSTEKISEYQKLAETKKLWEDRYWILLLHYTKTTFGNWVSEADSSSFFLSRDGRKNPEEELFSAIEAFMTETSPPLGEENWMHPVCKFPERKRWIQEKLSIPDGDFAKVDCSRFEKWFATLNPKGAKIIFASYYMNAPASIFGHTLLKLDSGDPNRKEILEYSVNYAANADPESTNAIVYSILGLFGGYPGTFSLYPYYVKIAEYNDIESRDLWEYELDLKEEEVKRMTRHLWELGAATFDYYFLDENCSYHLFSLMEVARPSLHLRDKAPFVIPGDTVKKYMEQAGLVKEIKYRPSLHSKIIQKLRTMNEEEKDLYESVMKNGDISPLTNKEPDPKIRTSFLSDTILDSFRYKKAEGDSPKEWDQTYKQLLLFRSKLPTDYQDSGYPTITQSPHVGHGSSALYHEMGISSLGNFLGFGYRAAVHDLLNTDQGYIPNSSVDYFSFKARYYENSKKLHLEELHIVRLLSLTPYNSLGRSISYFVDSGADSSVYEKNRNKEDRKLLEWQAALRPEDLSYTLYRLDDVSKSEKYERVTNANLEATFGYSFQDQFSEGPKRFLFSAQAGAKVRYNGKYDTNAVVAPQIAAYWIANFDSFKAVLSLHYYTFSVYGIPDDYKAQLGFRYAIQANHELRLEAKAQRNYNEASFSYVYQF
- the pyrE gene encoding orotate phosphoribosyltransferase, translated to MREELFQLIQTHAYRFREEPFTLASGRKSRHYFNCKEITLHPQRLELLCKYIVEKHLPESGLDEEEAFGGLTMGSDPICFGISLEYRKQSKNVFPLIVRKQAKDHGTKNLVEGGVNAVKSCVVVDDVITTGGSTLQAIKSLRDAGLEVKACICILDREEGGRKAIEEEGIKVFPLFKKSEFGSLE
- a CDS encoding SpoIID/LytB domain-containing protein; its protein translation is MKRLSIITLSILILAVWGCNTVIIRPWNSPNALKTSEKIRVFLGKAESDLMIKADGVIFVYDVNDLLIKRAYDAVSLDAKKLKAPIRFVADNPGLEYKGRKFRGEILLQPDKNGNVLLINRVPLEEYLYSVVPSEVPAGWPTEALKAQAICSRTYAIREILNKKDTAYDVESTVNSQAYSGMAKENPRTTQAVRDTEGVLAVYEDDPIHMFFHSNSGGRTETPDQVWGGKRLPYLESVASRFDEAGDNFVWKEILNQDKMDQTLSSLGLGSIQSVQVLSRTPSGRVDLLEVIGKQGTSKIKGKEFRGLLGTSVKSLRFGIKRESEGFLIKGMGAGHGVGLSQWGSFGMAKQNFTYAEIIRHYYQGIEFARITR
- a CDS encoding ABC transporter ATP-binding protein, translated to MSNPTNKILIRNLTKSYKNGKQNVPVLKGINLDVADTFLTLMGPSGSGKSTFLNILSGIDQADSGEVWIGGKNLSNFTEQELTEYRRNETGIIFQFFHLLPYLSALENVALPLYISGLGKSKAREIAKEALEKVDLTHRFIHKPDELSGGEQQRVAIARALAKRPSIVLADEPTGNLDTYHAHKILELLLELQEKEKFSLFIVTHDREIGEKGKVRLKMKDGLILPEQNPALGLV
- a CDS encoding alpha/beta hydrolase → MKPASLMYTNFRYIYYSILILFLLGNCSSMLFHPTREMYIPPEKMGFQPEKLSLRMKDGTNIKVWIFKPSKIKAKASILQFHGNGDNMSSHYISLVWLVEKGYELVVWDYRGYGDSEGEAEKEPILEDSKEVLKFQQNRAKELGIPWIVYGQSMGGALAIRSVGEMQNKEGLLLVVGDGTFAYYSHVAKTVAERVFFFPIGQLVGIFFSDHLSPGEVVSQISPVKLLIVHGTQDQIVSYPNGMELFQKAKDPKIFWEIKGAGHLDWTEMGRSKGAKNFQNYLEELISHWNP